The Lycium ferocissimum isolate CSIRO_LF1 chromosome 10, AGI_CSIRO_Lferr_CH_V1, whole genome shotgun sequence genome window below encodes:
- the LOC132032657 gene encoding UDP-galactose/UDP-glucose transporter 3 translates to MESHGGGLHRVMVLAFCVGGIWSAYIYQGVLQETLSTKRFGPNKERFEHLAFLNLAQNVVCLIWSFIMIKIWSNGNSGGAPWWSYWSAGITNTIGPAMGIEALKYISYPAQVLAKSSKMIPVMLMGAIVYGIRYTVPEYVCTLLVAGGVSMFALLKTSSKTISKLAHPNAPVGYGLCFLNLTFDGFTNATQDSIKARYPKTSAWDIMLGMNLWGTIYNMIFMFGWPNASGFEAVQFCKQHPEAAWDILMYCLCGAVGQNFIFLTISRFGSLTNTTITTTRKFVSIVVSSVLSGNPLSTKQWTSVIMVFSGLSYQIYLKWRKLQRISKKKKST, encoded by the exons ATGGAGTCTCACGGCGGTGGGCTCCACCGTGTTATGGTGCTCGCGTTTTGTGTGGGCGGCATTTGGTCAGCTTATATTTATCAAGGCGTTCTACAAGAGACTTT gtCAACAAAGCGGTTTGGTCCGAACAAGGAGAGGTTTGAACACTTGGCTTTCCTAAACCTGGCACAAAATGTAGTATGTCTTATATGGTCATTTATAA TGATAAAAATTTGGTCAAATGGAAACAGCGGTGGTGCTCCCTGGTGGAGTTACTGGAGTGCTGGCATTACAAATACTATTGGACCAGCAATGGGGATTGAAGCGCTAAAGTATATTAGTTATCCTGCACAG GTGCTGGCAAAATCATCAAAAATGATTCCAG TAATGCTCATGGGCGCAATAGTTTATGGCATAAGATATACAGTTCCAGAGTATGTGTGCACACTGCTTGTTGCTGGTGGAGTATCAATGTTTGCACTTCTAAAG ACTAGCTCAAAAACTATAAGTAAGTTGGCGCACCCCAATGCTCCAGTTGGATATGGGCTGTGCTTCCTGAACCTCACCTTTGATGGTTTCACCAATGCTACTCAGGATTCAATTAAAGCAAG GTACCCTAAGACATCGGCTTGGGATATTATGTTAGGAATGAATTTATGGGGTACCATTTACAATATGATCTTCATGTTTGGCTGGCCAAATGCCAGCGGGTTTGAGGCGGTTCAATTCTGCAAGCAGCATCCAGAGGCAGCGTGGGACATTCTTATGTACTGTCTATGTGGTGCTGTGGGACAGAACTTCATTTTTCTAACCATTAGCCGATTTGGTTCTCTGACTAACACAACCATCACCACGACGCGCAAGTTTGTAAGCATAGTCGTGTCATCTGTGTTAAGTGGCAATCCATTGTCGACAAAGCAATGGACGAGTGTCATCATGGTCTTCTCAGGATTGTCATACCAGATTTACTTGAAGTGGAGGAAGTTGCAGAGGAtttcaaagaagaagaagtccACTTAA
- the LOC132032658 gene encoding uncharacterized protein LOC132032658 gives MAMATTTTTPLLTTPLLSPTTTTLHTITRIPFLYTTPKSNNRPITKLHVSSNPVTSSSTTTTSSKPNQESIFFDGGAHYGDLAANLILGFTLLWLPLTLAAVFRAFYLRYRFTNLRVTVISGLTGQDRSDFSYKVIKDVQVVPRFIGEWGDVIITLKDGTVVDLRSVPKFREIAKYCLSMADKESSGGLKETTTDGPKGF, from the exons ATGGCCATGGCCACTACCACCACCACCCCACTCCT caccaccccactCCTCTCTCCAACCACCACTACCCTCCACACAATTACAAGAATACCCTTCCTCTATACCACTCCAAAATCCAACAACAGGCCAATCACCAAGCTCCACGTGTCCTCCAACCCAGTTACTTCATCATCAACCACCACTACATCATCCAAACCCAATCAAGAATCCATCTTTTTTGATGGTGGAGCTCACTATGGTGACCTTGCAGCTAACCTTATTCTTGGTTTCACTCTTCTTTGGCTCCCATTAACACTAGCTGCAGTCTTTAGAGCTTTTTACTTGAGGTACAGGTTTACTAACTTGAGAGTTACTGTTATTTCCGGCTTAACAGGTCAAGACCGGAGCGATTTCTCGTATAAAGTGATCAAAGATGTTCAGGTTGTGCCAAGATTCATTGGTGAATGGGGTGATGTGATCATCACTTTGAAAGATGGGACTGTGGTGGATTTGAGAAGTGTTCCTAAATTTAGAGAGATTGCTAAGTACTGTCTTTCTATGGCTGATAAAGAATCATCTGGGGGTTTGAAGGAGACTACTACTGATGGGCCTAAAggcttttga
- the LOC132035266 gene encoding uncharacterized protein LOC132035266: protein MGWLIRERRGLSWRDQTIESASTPPIPLIAFFGLVILLMYLASYSESKAHEQRSKNSMRLLLFLLPMLVVLMVYAMLVNNRWFSPDPTGGPRPVLYESMRQEGSPPWGPALLVVLLLLIVHYQNS from the exons ATGGGTTGGTTGATAAGAGAGAGAAGAGGGTTAAGTTGGAGAGACCAAACAATAGAATCAGCATCAACACCTCCCATTCCATTGATAGCTTTCTTTGGGCTGGTAATTTTGTTGATGTATTTGGCGAGCTACTCAGAGTCTAAGGCACATGAGCAACGTTCCAAGAATAGTATGAGGCTGCTACTTTTCTTGTTGCCTATGCTGGTTGTTCTCATG GTATACGCCATGCTTGTTAATAACAGGTGGTTTTCTCCGGACCCCACTGGGGGTCCGAGGCCGGTGTTGTACGAGTCCATGCGCCAAGAAGGAAGCCCTCCCTGGGGTCCCGCCTTGCTGGTGGTGTTGCTTCTGCTGATAGTTCACTATCAAAATTCATAA